From Bacillus sp. Bos-x628, the proteins below share one genomic window:
- a CDS encoding Rrf2 family transcriptional regulator, with product MKISSRFTVAVHILALLSLEKGSLQTSEDIAGSVNTNPVVIRRIMSKLKKAGLISTSLGKGGSQLNRSEDEMTLLDVYKAVEVVDEGELFQFHESPNPDCPIGANIQAVLEIILCRAQNAMEQVLAEIKLSELTQVLIKKIG from the coding sequence ATGAAAATCAGCAGCAGATTTACTGTCGCTGTCCATATTCTGGCCTTGCTATCACTTGAAAAAGGATCATTACAGACGTCGGAGGATATTGCGGGAAGTGTAAATACTAATCCAGTGGTCATTCGCCGTATTATGAGTAAATTAAAAAAAGCAGGCTTAATTTCAACAAGTCTTGGCAAAGGTGGTTCTCAGTTGAACCGCAGTGAAGACGAAATGACACTGCTTGATGTGTATAAAGCGGTAGAAGTGGTAGATGAGGGAGAATTATTTCAATTCCACGAAAGCCCAAATCCTGACTGCCCTATCGGTGCAAACATTCAAGCGGTCCTAGAAATCATTTTGTGCCGTGCCCAAAATGCGATGGAGCAAGTGCTTGCTGAGATCAAATTAAGTGAACTGACGCAGGTTTTAATAAAAAAAATTGGATGA
- a CDS encoding NAD(P)-dependent oxidoreductase — protein sequence MKIGIIGATGKAGQEILKEAKSRGHEVTAIVRNAQKVTDGSVPVLEKDIFNLQVEDVKGFDVIVNAFGAPAGQEHLHVEAGKKLIDLLKNAPETRLIVVGGAGSLFVDEAKTTRLVDTPEFPKEYFATASQQGENLKDLQKTEGLKWTFLSPAAFFDAEGKRTGAYVKGKDHLIVNSKGDSYVSYADYAIALVDEIEQAEHIGERFTVVSEAE from the coding sequence ATGAAAATTGGTATCATTGGCGCAACAGGTAAAGCAGGACAAGAAATCTTAAAAGAAGCTAAATCAAGAGGGCATGAAGTAACAGCTATCGTTCGTAATGCCCAAAAGGTGACAGATGGATCTGTACCGGTTTTAGAGAAGGATATATTCAACCTGCAGGTGGAAGATGTCAAAGGTTTTGATGTTATCGTAAATGCGTTTGGTGCGCCTGCTGGACAAGAGCATTTGCACGTGGAAGCTGGAAAAAAATTAATCGACTTACTGAAGAATGCACCGGAAACGCGTTTGATCGTTGTGGGCGGGGCAGGCAGTCTATTTGTAGACGAAGCCAAAACAACTAGACTTGTTGACACACCAGAGTTTCCAAAAGAATACTTCGCAACTGCTTCACAGCAAGGAGAAAATCTAAAAGATCTGCAAAAGACTGAAGGATTAAAATGGACATTTCTTAGTCCGGCTGCATTCTTTGACGCAGAAGGTAAACGCACTGGTGCCTATGTAAAAGGAAAAGATCACCTCATTGTGAATTCAAAAGGTGACAGCTATGTCAGTTATGCAGATTATGCGATTGCGCTTGTCGATGAAATTGAACAAGCGGAACATATTGGAGAACGTTTCACCGTCGTATCTGAAGCAGAATAA
- a CDS encoding C39 family peptidase, whose translation MKFIQTFTLTLLCACLVYLGFIYFSQTDQVKKTASPGEVGKKNDTALSADETSSTKKKNSSHKSLKGSKKAMDVILYNQMDDPQLYNGCEVTSLAMLLHYSGYKQVTKNRLANEIERVPLNYENGLKGDPHEGFVGDMENGPGLGVYHEPIYQLAKKYAGRQAVDLTGKSVKKAIYQPLEKGYPVWVITTSTFQETDNMETWNTPNGKIDVSFNMHSVVITGYDDEHIYLNNPYGQKNQQVDRDQFEASWKQMGSQAIIIQA comes from the coding sequence GTGAAGTTCATCCAGACATTTACCTTAACTTTGTTGTGCGCATGTCTTGTTTATTTAGGGTTTATTTACTTTTCACAAACGGACCAAGTAAAGAAAACAGCTTCGCCAGGTGAAGTAGGCAAAAAAAACGATACAGCGCTGTCAGCAGACGAAACATCGTCAACGAAAAAAAAGAATTCATCACACAAATCATTAAAAGGAAGTAAAAAAGCCATGGATGTCATCCTCTACAATCAAATGGATGATCCACAGCTTTATAACGGGTGCGAGGTCACTAGTTTAGCTATGCTTCTTCATTACAGCGGTTATAAACAAGTGACAAAAAACAGATTAGCTAATGAGATAGAGCGCGTCCCACTTAATTATGAGAATGGATTAAAAGGAGACCCTCATGAAGGGTTTGTTGGCGATATGGAAAACGGACCAGGCCTTGGCGTTTACCACGAACCAATTTATCAACTTGCCAAAAAATATGCAGGTCGTCAAGCTGTCGACTTAACTGGAAAGTCAGTGAAAAAGGCCATTTATCAACCACTTGAAAAAGGCTACCCTGTATGGGTCATTACGACATCAACATTTCAAGAAACAGACAACATGGAAACATGGAACACACCTAATGGAAAAATAGATGTAAGCTTTAATATGCATAGCGTTGTCATCACAGGTTACGATGACGAACACATCTATCTCAACAATCCTTATGGACAAAAGAACCAGCAAGTCGATCGTGATCAGTTCGAGGCTTCTTGGAAGCAGATGGGGAGCCAAGCGATTATCATTCAAGCATAA
- a CDS encoding ATP phosphoribosyltransferase regulatory subunit produces MFMFEKPYGMRDSLPGLYETKKKVRRSLTEVMNGWGYRFMETPTLEFYDTVGVQSAITDTQLFKLLDQNGHTLVLRPDMTGPIARVAASKLHEQAYPLRVGYAANVFRAQEREGGRPSEFEQVGIELIGDASISADAEVIALVVFALKNTGLHSFKIAIGHVALAEALFIEVLGNTERANVLRRFLYEKNYVGYRQHVKQLPLSSIDKTRLLQLLDLRGGKEVTEKAEEIVVSNEGKEVLTELKSLWETLEDYGCTEYIRLDLSMVSHMSYYTGILFEVFADNVGSFIGSGGRYDQLLARFHAPAPATGFGLRLDRLLEALDAKEINEPQEAVIFSKEQRLEAFAFAEKERTNGKKIVLQDLAGIENIDEMTKSFERVTYFIGARKEEQNG; encoded by the coding sequence ATGTTTATGTTTGAAAAACCATATGGTATGCGGGATTCATTGCCAGGGTTGTATGAAACTAAGAAAAAAGTGAGACGTTCATTAACAGAGGTGATGAATGGTTGGGGTTATCGTTTTATGGAGACGCCAACACTTGAGTTTTACGATACAGTCGGTGTTCAATCGGCGATTACAGATACACAGCTATTTAAACTTCTTGATCAAAACGGTCATACACTTGTGCTTAGACCTGATATGACAGGTCCGATTGCGAGAGTTGCCGCTTCAAAGCTTCATGAGCAGGCGTATCCGCTTCGTGTTGGTTATGCAGCAAATGTGTTCCGTGCGCAGGAAAGAGAAGGCGGAAGGCCGTCTGAGTTTGAACAGGTCGGGATTGAATTGATTGGTGACGCTTCGATTAGTGCAGATGCCGAGGTGATTGCCCTTGTCGTTTTTGCTTTAAAAAATACAGGGCTTCATTCCTTTAAAATTGCCATCGGTCATGTCGCTTTAGCGGAGGCTTTATTTATAGAAGTGCTAGGAAATACGGAAAGAGCGAATGTACTGCGCCGTTTCTTATATGAAAAAAATTATGTAGGATACAGGCAGCATGTGAAACAATTACCACTATCATCTATCGACAAAACGAGATTATTACAGCTCTTGGATTTGCGTGGTGGCAAGGAAGTCACAGAAAAGGCAGAGGAGATCGTTGTCTCTAATGAGGGAAAAGAAGTACTCACTGAATTAAAGTCGCTTTGGGAGACACTTGAAGATTATGGCTGTACCGAATATATCCGTTTGGATTTAAGCATGGTGAGTCATATGAGTTACTATACCGGAATTTTGTTTGAAGTATTTGCAGATAATGTTGGTTCATTCATAGGAAGTGGTGGAAGATATGATCAATTGCTTGCTCGTTTTCATGCACCAGCGCCAGCTACAGGTTTTGGTCTTCGGTTAGACCGCCTTCTTGAAGCACTAGATGCAAAAGAAATCAATGAACCCCAGGAGGCTGTGATATTTAGTAAAGAACAAAGACTTGAAGCCTTTGCATTTGCTGAAAAAGAACGAACAAATGGCAAGAAAATTGTCCTGCAAGATTTAGCAGGTATTGAAAATATTGATGAGATGACCAAGTCGTTTGAGCGAGTGACTTATTTTATTGGGGCTAGAAAGGAAGAGCAAAATGGGTAA
- the hisG gene encoding ATP phosphoribosyltransferase, protein MGKVLTMAMPKGRIFEEAAGLLRQAGYQLPEEFEDSRKLIIDVPEENLRFILAKPMDVTTYVEHGVADVGIAGKDVMLEEARDVYEVLDLNISKCHLAVAGLPGAEWGSVAPRVATKYPNVASSYFREQGEQVEIIKLNGSIELAPLIGLADRIVDIVSTGQTLKENGLVETEHICEITSRLIVNPVSYRMKDAVIDEMAQRLAIIIEGEKS, encoded by the coding sequence ATGGGTAAAGTGTTGACGATGGCAATGCCAAAGGGCCGAATATTTGAAGAAGCAGCAGGGTTGTTAAGGCAGGCAGGCTATCAACTGCCCGAGGAATTTGAAGATTCGAGAAAATTGATTATTGATGTACCGGAAGAAAACCTTCGCTTTATTTTAGCCAAACCAATGGATGTCACCACGTATGTAGAGCACGGTGTAGCGGATGTCGGCATTGCAGGGAAAGATGTCATGCTTGAGGAAGCCCGTGATGTATATGAGGTACTTGATTTAAACATTAGCAAATGCCATTTAGCAGTTGCTGGATTGCCAGGAGCTGAATGGGGAAGTGTTGCACCCCGTGTGGCAACAAAATATCCAAATGTAGCCTCTTCCTATTTCAGAGAACAGGGTGAGCAAGTGGAGATCATTAAGCTAAACGGCTCTATTGAACTGGCACCGCTCATCGGTCTCGCTGATCGTATTGTGGACATTGTGTCCACTGGTCAAACGTTAAAAGAAAACGGACTTGTGGAAACCGAGCATATTTGTGAGATTACGTCTCGTTTGATTGTCAATCCCGTTAGTTACCGTATGAAGGATGCTGTAATCGATGAAATGGCCCAGCGCCTTGCAATAATTATTGAAGGAGAGAAATCATGA
- the hisD gene encoding histidinol dehydrogenase produces the protein MNMTYIQEHEKDTLSLKRSLDTGTEEQRLAVQHIIQEVRANGDEAVRSFTKQFDGIALDSPLVTADEIAEAYERIDRAVIQMIQTAIRNIQTYHERQLSSSWFYHQQDGTMLGQKVTPLDAVGVYVPGGTAAYPSSVLMNVIPALVAGVERIVLVTPPGKDGRLSDAVLVATQELGVSEVYKMGGAQAIAALAYGTENIQPVDKITGPGNIYVALAKREVFGQVDIDMIAGPSEIAVLADETALAHEVAADLLSQAEHDALASSILVTPSVTLAQKVQAEVQSQLDTLPRKSIAAQSIQNHGHIYVTDSLDSAVEVVNQLAPEHLEVLTAYPEKLLSQIKHAGAIFLGRYSPEAVGDYFAGPNHVLPTNGTARFSSPLGVTDFQKKTSIISYSQEAFETHSKSIAAFARLEGLEAHARSIEARKREESK, from the coding sequence ATGAACATGACTTATATACAAGAACATGAGAAAGATACTCTCTCACTCAAGCGTTCTTTAGATACTGGAACAGAAGAACAACGACTGGCTGTTCAGCACATTATTCAAGAAGTCAGAGCAAACGGGGACGAGGCCGTTCGTTCTTTTACAAAACAATTTGATGGCATTGCCCTTGATAGTCCGCTTGTCACTGCGGATGAAATAGCAGAGGCTTATGAACGCATAGACCGAGCGGTGATACAGATGATCCAAACAGCCATTCGCAATATTCAAACATACCATGAGCGCCAACTGTCTTCTTCTTGGTTTTACCACCAGCAGGATGGGACGATGCTTGGTCAAAAGGTGACGCCGCTTGATGCTGTCGGTGTCTATGTACCGGGTGGAACGGCTGCTTATCCATCTTCCGTGTTAATGAATGTCATTCCTGCACTTGTGGCGGGTGTTGAACGAATTGTACTTGTCACACCACCAGGGAAAGATGGCCGTCTTTCTGATGCGGTGCTTGTTGCAACGCAGGAGCTGGGGGTTTCAGAAGTATATAAAATGGGCGGTGCTCAGGCGATTGCGGCACTTGCATATGGAACTGAAAACATTCAGCCTGTCGATAAAATTACTGGTCCAGGTAACATTTATGTGGCACTTGCGAAGCGGGAAGTATTTGGACAAGTCGATATTGATATGATTGCCGGTCCAAGTGAAATTGCTGTCCTAGCAGATGAAACGGCACTTGCTCATGAAGTGGCAGCCGATTTACTTTCGCAAGCGGAGCATGATGCGTTAGCATCCAGTATCCTTGTCACACCATCTGTGACACTTGCTCAGAAAGTGCAGGCTGAGGTTCAATCACAGCTAGATACTTTGCCAAGGAAGTCTATCGCAGCACAATCCATTCAAAATCATGGTCATATTTACGTGACGGATTCTTTGGACAGTGCGGTAGAAGTGGTCAATCAATTAGCACCAGAACATTTAGAGGTGCTGACGGCGTATCCAGAAAAGCTTCTTAGCCAAATAAAACATGCAGGAGCAATTTTTTTAGGTCGCTATAGCCCCGAGGCGGTTGGTGATTATTTTGCTGGTCCGAATCATGTACTGCCAACAAATGGAACAGCCAGATTCTCTAGTCCGCTTGGCGTCACAGATTTTCAAAAGAAAACGAGCATTATTTCATATAGCCAGGAAGCCTTTGAGACACATAGTAAAAGCATTGCTGCTTTTGCAAGATTAGAAGGGCTTGAGGCTCATGCAAGGTCGATTGAAGCGAGAAAGCGGGAGGAATCAAAATGA
- the hisB gene encoding imidazoleglycerol-phosphate dehydratase HisB produces MRQAQTARKTNETNISLALDIDGEGKADIQTDVPFLTHMLDLFTKHGHFNLTVDAKGDTEVDDHHTTEDIGIVLGQMFKEALGDKKGIKRYGSSFVPMDETLAQVVVDLSNRPHLEMKASFPSQKVGTFDTELVHEFLWKFALEARINLHVIVHYGTNTHHIIEAIFKAMARALDEATTIDPRVKGIPSTKGLL; encoded by the coding sequence ATGAGACAGGCACAAACAGCTAGAAAAACAAATGAAACAAACATTTCGTTAGCGCTAGATATTGATGGAGAGGGAAAAGCTGATATTCAAACGGATGTTCCTTTTCTGACGCACATGCTTGATTTATTTACAAAACACGGCCACTTTAATTTAACAGTGGATGCCAAGGGAGATACAGAAGTAGACGATCACCACACAACGGAAGACATCGGCATTGTGCTTGGACAAATGTTTAAGGAAGCACTTGGTGATAAAAAAGGAATCAAACGGTACGGGTCTAGCTTTGTTCCGATGGATGAAACCCTTGCACAAGTGGTTGTCGATTTAAGTAATCGCCCTCATTTGGAAATGAAAGCTTCGTTTCCAAGTCAAAAAGTCGGTACCTTTGATACGGAGCTTGTTCATGAGTTTCTTTGGAAATTTGCGCTTGAAGCTCGAATCAACCTTCATGTGATTGTCCATTATGGAACCAATACACACCACATCATTGAAGCAATTTTTAAAGCGATGGCACGTGCTCTTGATGAGGCAACAACGATTGATCCACGTGTGAAAGGGATTCCTTCAACAAAGGGGTTGCTTTAA
- the hisH gene encoding imidazole glycerol phosphate synthase subunit HisH, which yields MIGVIDYGMGNLFSVSKALERAGAPYIVSSEVEELEKADAYILPGVGSFRDAMQLLKQTGLESFIHQVVQEGKLLFGICLGMQLLFEESEEAGMTKGLGLLKGRVTLLKDRDQNGQRLKVPHMGWNQLTFHQPSPLFDGVPEGYAYFVHSYYVSEMNPDEQLASATYGVQVPAIVGKGNVFGAQFHPEKSSTTGMALLKQFIQLVNEQRVN from the coding sequence ATGATTGGCGTCATTGACTATGGTATGGGAAATTTGTTTAGCGTATCAAAAGCACTCGAACGAGCAGGCGCACCTTATATCGTGTCGTCCGAAGTTGAAGAATTAGAAAAGGCAGATGCTTATATATTGCCTGGTGTTGGTTCATTTCGAGATGCGATGCAACTATTGAAGCAGACAGGGCTTGAGTCATTTATCCACCAAGTCGTTCAGGAAGGAAAACTGTTATTCGGTATTTGTCTTGGCATGCAGCTTCTGTTTGAAGAAAGTGAAGAGGCAGGAATGACGAAAGGATTAGGTCTGTTAAAAGGACGTGTCACTCTGCTGAAAGATCGTGATCAGAACGGACAAAGGTTAAAGGTTCCTCATATGGGATGGAATCAGCTTACGTTTCATCAACCATCCCCGTTGTTTGATGGTGTTCCGGAAGGTTATGCCTACTTTGTTCACTCCTATTATGTCAGTGAAATGAATCCGGATGAGCAATTGGCAAGTGCCACATATGGTGTGCAAGTTCCAGCTATTGTTGGAAAGGGAAATGTGTTTGGTGCGCAGTTCCACCCTGAAAAAAGCAGTACGACTGGCATGGCATTGTTAAAACAGTTTATTCAATTAGTAAATGAACAGAGGGTGAATTAA
- the hisA gene encoding 1-(5-phosphoribosyl)-5-[(5-phosphoribosylamino)methylideneamino]imidazole-4-carboxamide isomerase codes for MSEFILYPAIDMRDGKCVRLVQGDYDQETIYGDSPLEMATLFVNEGAKWIHLVDLDGAKAGKRVNHDHVLAIASSLDVHVQIGGGIRTEEDVDFYLSNGVSRVILGSSAVSNPVFVKKMLAKYGEKIAIGIDARDGFVSTEGWLETSEVKAEELGKELAKEGAEVFIFTDIQMDGMLSGPNVESTVRLAEATGKQVIASGGVSAVADLRQLSKQSRLGVSGAIIGKALYTKQFTLAEAFEGLSSI; via the coding sequence ATGAGTGAATTTATCTTATATCCAGCGATTGATATGAGAGACGGGAAATGTGTACGGCTCGTTCAGGGAGACTATGATCAAGAAACCATTTATGGAGATTCACCCCTAGAAATGGCTACACTTTTTGTGAATGAAGGAGCTAAGTGGATTCATCTAGTTGATCTAGATGGTGCAAAAGCGGGTAAACGAGTCAATCACGATCATGTGCTTGCGATTGCTTCCTCCTTAGATGTGCACGTGCAAATCGGCGGCGGCATACGGACTGAAGAAGATGTCGATTTTTATTTAAGCAACGGTGTATCTAGAGTCATCCTTGGCAGTTCAGCCGTATCCAATCCTGTTTTTGTGAAAAAAATGCTCGCTAAATATGGGGAGAAAATAGCAATCGGTATTGATGCACGAGATGGCTTTGTATCGACAGAAGGATGGCTTGAAACCTCAGAGGTCAAGGCAGAAGAACTAGGCAAAGAGCTGGCAAAAGAAGGGGCAGAAGTATTTATTTTTACCGATATTCAAATGGACGGTATGCTATCAGGTCCCAATGTAGAAAGTACTGTTCGATTAGCAGAAGCCACTGGCAAACAAGTGATCGCCTCTGGTGGTGTCAGTGCTGTAGCTGATCTCAGACAGCTTTCGAAGCAAAGCCGTTTAGGTGTATCAGGGGCCATTATTGGCAAGGCGCTTTACACAAAGCAATTTACTTTAGCAGAAGCATTTGAAGGGCTGAGCAGCATATGA
- the hisF gene encoding imidazole glycerol phosphate synthase subunit HisF — MMTKRIIPCLDVKEGRVVKGIQFLGLKDAGDPVELAQIYDKEGADELVFLDISASHEGRKTMVDVVKQVASTLAIPFTVGGGINHLDDMKRILRAGADKVSLNTAAVLRPELISEGADFFGSQCIVVAIDAKYDEEAEAYVVYTHGGRRKTDMEVSEWAKKAVLRGAGEILLTSMDADGEKKGFDHRLTKLVSEAVTVPVIASGGAGNAEHMLEAFTKGEADAALAASIFHYKETSIQEVKAYLREHGVKVR, encoded by the coding sequence ATGATGACAAAACGAATCATTCCATGCCTCGATGTGAAGGAAGGACGAGTCGTCAAGGGCATTCAATTCCTTGGCTTAAAAGATGCTGGAGATCCGGTAGAATTGGCGCAAATTTATGACAAGGAAGGCGCAGATGAACTAGTCTTTCTCGATATATCAGCCTCTCATGAAGGCAGGAAAACGATGGTTGATGTGGTCAAACAAGTAGCGTCTACACTCGCCATTCCATTTACTGTTGGCGGCGGTATTAACCACCTTGATGATATGAAGCGTATATTGAGAGCTGGTGCGGATAAGGTGTCTTTGAACACTGCTGCTGTTTTAAGACCAGAGTTGATTTCAGAGGGAGCAGACTTTTTTGGCTCACAATGCATCGTTGTGGCCATTGATGCCAAATATGATGAAGAGGCTGAAGCCTATGTGGTGTATACCCACGGAGGACGCCGGAAAACGGATATGGAAGTAAGCGAATGGGCGAAAAAAGCGGTTTTAAGAGGTGCAGGTGAAATTTTACTGACAAGTATGGATGCTGATGGTGAGAAAAAAGGATTTGACCACCGCCTGACAAAACTTGTTTCTGAAGCCGTGACAGTTCCAGTGATTGCGTCAGGTGGTGCTGGCAATGCGGAGCATATGCTTGAAGCATTTACAAAAGGAGAAGCTGATGCAGCACTGGCAGCCTCTATTTTCCACTACAAAGAAACATCGATTCAAGAGGTCAAGGCATACTTGAGAGAACATGGGGTGAAGGTGAGATGA
- the hisIE gene encoding bifunctional phosphoribosyl-AMP cyclohydrolase/phosphoribosyl-ATP diphosphatase HisIE: MKKANDLTFNESGLIPAIVQDAQSKEVLTLAYMNQESYEKTLETGETWFFSRSRNELWHKGETSGHTQKVKSIRYDCDKDALLVLVEPSGPACHTGSYSCFSDEGVKPQSQGKDRFAILNELEQVIATRQAEMPEGAYTTYLFEKGVDKILKKVGEEASEVIIAAKNRDQEELKWETADLLYHLLVLLREQQLPLDDVLKVLTKRHQGK, translated from the coding sequence ATGAAGAAGGCAAACGATTTAACATTTAACGAGTCAGGCTTGATTCCTGCAATTGTACAGGATGCACAAAGTAAGGAAGTATTGACGCTTGCTTATATGAATCAAGAATCCTATGAAAAAACACTGGAAACAGGAGAGACATGGTTCTTTAGCCGTTCGAGAAACGAGCTGTGGCACAAAGGAGAGACGTCCGGACACACCCAAAAGGTGAAATCCATTCGTTATGACTGTGACAAGGATGCCCTGCTTGTGCTGGTCGAACCAAGCGGTCCAGCGTGCCATACAGGCAGTTACAGTTGCTTCTCGGATGAAGGCGTGAAGCCTCAAAGTCAAGGAAAAGACCGTTTTGCTATTTTAAATGAACTTGAACAGGTCATTGCCACGCGTCAGGCAGAGATGCCGGAAGGTGCGTATACAACATATCTATTTGAAAAAGGCGTAGATAAGATTTTGAAAAAAGTCGGAGAAGAAGCTTCAGAGGTGATCATTGCAGCGAAGAATCGTGATCAGGAAGAACTTAAATGGGAAACAGCCGATCTCCTTTATCACCTTCTTGTTTTATTACGTGAACAGCAATTACCGCTTGATGATGTATTAAAAGTACTGACAAAGCGTCATCAAGGGAAATGA
- a CDS encoding tetratricopeptide repeat protein, producing the protein MSKYTSQNHHTQVVQLFQDGHYFFHKGLKAYKERNLPRASKLIQRAIVLEPENVEMLSQLAMIYTEMGHYQQSNELLDFILEHVDENMTACHYFKANNYANLGLFQEAHKSATAYAAMEEDGEFSDENDELLDLLDMSGEEDEDFPYDQDDLIMKQDHANHLLESGRLEEAIEMLEQMIVEFPEFWSAYNNLALAYFYSGQIHQAKDMLNRVLHGNPGNLHALCNLLVFYHYEKEEEKVKVLSKQLTHVYPILSEQRYKLGATFALVGEFEWAFKWLYSLYKTGFQGDSTFLYWLANAAYHTGHQTLAQTVWDKMVEEDIDADEIKPWQDKTEEFEPMVSIEERLTAYYVSKQKGELDVLQSMLDARAVKTVFEQQFIELLLYEDQMEKRSFSEDAVFAKQAASALEKAVQPDSYMPYFWLFHIIQQACASGAYKRNAPAWAAASYYLWMNEQEETNVTKKEVAASFQISVQTLSKYESIIYTLID; encoded by the coding sequence GTGAGTAAATACACTTCTCAAAATCACCACACACAAGTTGTCCAGCTATTTCAAGATGGGCATTACTTTTTTCATAAAGGTCTAAAAGCATATAAAGAAAGAAATTTGCCAAGGGCAAGTAAGCTGATTCAACGTGCGATTGTACTTGAGCCCGAAAATGTGGAGATGCTATCACAACTTGCCATGATTTATACTGAAATGGGTCATTATCAACAATCAAATGAACTGCTAGATTTCATTCTTGAACACGTTGATGAAAACATGACAGCGTGTCATTATTTTAAAGCAAATAATTATGCGAATCTCGGTTTGTTTCAAGAGGCGCATAAGTCAGCAACAGCATATGCGGCTATGGAAGAGGATGGAGAATTTTCGGATGAAAATGATGAGCTGCTCGATTTGCTAGATATGAGTGGCGAAGAGGATGAAGATTTTCCTTATGATCAGGATGACCTGATTATGAAGCAAGATCATGCCAACCATTTGTTAGAAAGCGGCAGGCTTGAAGAAGCCATTGAAATGCTAGAGCAAATGATTGTCGAATTCCCAGAATTTTGGTCAGCGTATAATAATCTTGCATTGGCCTATTTTTATTCTGGACAAATTCATCAAGCGAAAGACATGTTGAACCGGGTACTTCATGGTAACCCTGGTAATCTGCATGCCCTTTGCAATCTGCTTGTCTTCTATCATTATGAAAAAGAAGAAGAAAAGGTAAAGGTGCTGTCCAAGCAATTAACGCACGTGTATCCAATATTAAGTGAACAGCGTTATAAACTTGGTGCAACATTTGCCTTGGTCGGAGAATTCGAATGGGCCTTTAAATGGCTCTACTCTTTGTATAAAACAGGATTCCAGGGAGATAGTACGTTCTTGTATTGGCTCGCAAATGCAGCTTACCATACTGGTCACCAAACATTGGCACAAACGGTTTGGGATAAGATGGTGGAAGAAGATATTGATGCAGATGAAATTAAGCCGTGGCAGGATAAAACAGAGGAATTCGAGCCAATGGTTTCTATCGAGGAACGATTGACTGCGTACTATGTCAGCAAACAAAAAGGTGAACTTGACGTTCTACAATCTATGCTTGATGCCCGCGCAGTAAAAACAGTCTTTGAACAGCAATTCATTGAACTGCTTCTATACGAAGATCAAATGGAAAAACGATCCTTTTCAGAAGATGCAGTCTTTGCAAAGCAGGCGGCATCGGCTTTAGAAAAGGCAGTGCAGCCTGACAGTTATATGCCATATTTTTGGTTATTCCACATTATTCAGCAGGCGTGCGCTTCTGGCGCATACAAGAGAAATGCTCCTGCATGGGCAGCAGCTTCTTATTATCTATGGATGAACGAACAAGAGGAAACAAATGTCACCAAAAAAGAAGTAGCCGCCTCTTTTCAGATCAGCGTCCAAACGCTGTCCAAGTATGAGAGCATCATTTATACTTTAATAGACTAA